The proteins below are encoded in one region of Carassius auratus strain Wakin unplaced genomic scaffold, ASM336829v1 scaf_tig00214183_4049273_7079891, whole genome shotgun sequence:
- the LOC113091298 gene encoding histone H1-like, protein MAETAPAPAAAPAKAPKKKTVKAKKPGPGVSDLIVKAVTASKERKGVSLAALKKALAGGGYDVEKNNSRIKIALKSLVKKGALVQTKGTGASGSFKLSKKPAAKKPVKKVVAKPKKPAVKKKAAAKVAKPKKVAVKKPAPKKSPKKVKKPAAPKKAAKSPKKVKKPAVKKVAKSPKKVKAVKPKAAKPKATKAKKTAAKKK, encoded by the coding sequence ATGGCAGAAACTGCTCCTGCTCCCGCGGCTGCTCCGGCCAAAGCCCCGAAGAAGAAGACGGTAAAGGCGAAAAAGCCTGGACCAGGCGTGTCAGACCTTATCGTGAAGGCGGTTACCGCTTCCAAAGAGCGCAAAGGAGTTTCCCTGGCGGCTCTGAAGAAGGCTTTGGCAGGTGGTGGATACGACGTTGAGAAAAACAACTCTCGCATCAAGATTGCTTTGAAATCTCTGGTGAAAAAGGGGGCGCTTGTTCAAACTAAAGGCACCGGAGCATCTGGATCTTTCAAGCTGAGCAAGAAACCAGCCGCCAAGAAGCCCGTTAAGAAAGTTGTGGCGAAACCGAAGAAACCAGCCGTGAAGAAGAAGGCGGCAGCCAAGGTGGCGAAGCCCAAAAAGGTAGCAGTAAAGAAACCTGCCCCGAAGAAGTCTCCCAAAAAAGTGAAGAAACCGGCTGCGCCCAAGAAAGCCGCCAAAAGCCCGAAGAAAGTAAAGAAACCGGCCGTGAAGAAAGTTGCAAAGAGTCCTAAGAAGGTCAAAGCAGTGAAGCCTAAAGCCGCAAAGCCCAAGGCTACCAAGGCGAAGAAGACGGCCGCTAAGAAGAAATAG
- the LOC113091276 gene encoding lysyl oxidase homolog 2B-like — MLTLWSVSVLLLCTWRFSYAQYEHLGFLPGYQDPAQDLYTIPELPKDTPRIQLRLAGEKRKHNEGRVEVFYEGEWGTVCDDDFTIHAAQVVCRELGYLEAVSWFPSSKYGKGEGRIWFDNVRCTGNERSLAQCESNGIGVSDCKHSEDVGVVCSDKRIPGFKFVNTLTNNINSLNIQVEDVRIRPILSTYRKRIPVTEGYVEVKDGGNWKQICDDEWTQMNSRVICGMFGFPGDKRYNTRVYKMFARRRKPTYWDYSINCTGNEAHLSSCKLGHMLATNSTSEQSSPVVVSCIPGRAFAPTPMAGYKKAFRQEQPLVRLRGGAVLGEGRVEVLKNGEWGTICDDSWNLIAATVVCRELGFGSAKEAISGGQLGQGMGPVHMNEVKCSGFEKSVTECPFSMDKDSEGCSHEEDAGVRCNVPAMGFQQRLRLSGGRNPFEGRVEVLMEHNGSMVWGTVCGEGWGTMEAMVVCRQLGLGFASQAFQETWNWPGAVNADSVVMSGVRCAGTEMSLSHCLHHGQYLSCPKGGGRFAAGVSCSETAPDLVLNPQVVQQTTYIEDRPMFMLRCAYEENCLGSTSSSTPANSYRRLLRFTSQIHNNGQSDFRPKASRESWVWHDCHSHYHSMEVFTHYDLLSNNGTKVAEGHKASFCLEDSECDEGIEKRYECANFGEQGITLGCWDTYRHDIDCQWVDITDVKPGDYIFQIVINPNYEVAESDYTNNIVKCRCRYDGHRIWMYNCHIGGSFSAATEDTFPGLINNKVIHR; from the exons ATGCTGACCCTCTGGTCTGTGTCAGTTTTACTATTGTGCACATGGAGATTTAGTTATGCACAATATGAGCATTTGGGTTTCCTTCCGGGCTACCAAGACCCTGCTCAAGACCTTTATACTATTCCAGAGCTTCCTAAAGATACGCCCAGGATACAGCTACGGCTGGCAGGAGAGAAACGCAAGCACAACGAAGGGCGCGTTGAGGTCTTCTATGAAGGGGAGTGGGGGACTGTGTGTGATGATGATTTCACCATTCATGCAGCCCAAGTTGTATGCAGAGAACTGGGTTATTTGGAAGCAGTCTCCTGGTTTCCATCATCTAAATATGGGAAGGGAGAAG GTCGTATCTGGTTTGACAATGTCCGCTGCACGGGGAATGAGAGGAGCTTGGCCCAGTGTGAGTCTAATGGCATAGGAGTGTCTGATTGTAAGCATTCTGAGGATGTTGGGGTGGTTTGCAGCGACAAGAGAATCCCAGGATTCAAGTTTGTGAACACCCTTACCAACAACATCAAT AGTCTGAACATTCAGGTGGAGGATGTTCGTATACGTCCCATCCTGTCTACATATCGTAAGCGCATCCCAGTCACAGAGGGCTATGTGGAGGTGAAGGATGGAGGCAACTGGAAGCAGATTTGTGATGATGAGTGGACTCAAATGAACAGCAGGGTTATCTGTGGCATGTTCGGCTTTCCAGGAGACAAGAGATACAACACCCGTGTGTACAA GATGTTTGCCCGCCGTAGAAAGCCAACATATTGGGATTACTCCATAAATTGCACGGGAAATGAAGCTCATTTGTCTAGCTGTAAGCTAGGCCACATGCTTGCCACGAATAGCACATCTGAGCAGAGCAGTCCTGTGGTAGTCAGCTGCATCCCTGGCAGAGCTTTCGCCCCCACTCCCATGGCAGGATACAAGAAGGCCTTCAGACAGGAG CAACCTCTGGTGCGTCTCAGGGGTGGCGCTGTACTTGGAGAGGGGCGTGTGGAGGTGTTGAAAAATGGAGAATGGGGCACGATCTGTGATGACAGCTGGAATCTCATAGCAGCTACTGTGGTGTGTCGTGAGCTTGGATTTGGAAGTGCCAAAGAAGCTATTTCTGGAGGTCAACTTGGACAAG GAATGGGCCCTGTACATATGAATGAAGTTAAATGTTCTGGCTTTGAGAAGTCTGTCACTGAGTGCCCCTTCAGTATGGACAAAGACTCTGAAGGCTGCAGTCATGAAGAAGACGCAGGTGTGAGGTGCAATGTTCCTGCCATGGGCTTTCAACAGAGG CTGCGTTTGAGTGGAGGTCGTAACCCCTTTGAAGGCCGTGTGGAGGTTCTAATGGAGCACAACGGTTCTATGGTGTGGGGGACTGTGTGTGGTGAGGGCTGGGGCACAATGGAGGCCATggtggtctgcagacagctgggcCTGGGCTTCGCAAGCCAGGCTTTCCAG GAGACATGGAACTGGCCTGGTGCAGTGAATGCAGATTCAGTGGTGATGAGTGGGGTGAGGTGTGCAGGAACAGAGATGTCTCTCTCCCACTGTCTGCATCACGGACAATATCTCAGCTGCCCTAAAGGTGGAGGCCGCTTTGCTGCTGGAGTTTCCTGCTCTGAGA CTGCCCCAGATCTAGTGCTCAACCCCCAGGTGGTGCAACAGACCACATACATAGAGGACCGTCCTATGTTCATGTTACGGTGCGCTTATGAGGAGAACTGCCTGGGCTCTACTTCCAGTTCCACCCCAGCCAACTCCTATCGCCGGCTTCTCCGGTTCACCTCCCAGATCCACAACAATGGACAATCTGACTTCAGACCCAAAGCCTCCAGAGAGAGCTGGGTTTGGCATGACTGCCACAG TCACTATCACAGCATGGAAGTGTTCACCCACTATGACCTACTTAGCAACAATGGCACCAAGGTGGCAGAGGGACACAAAGCAAGCTTTTGTCTAGAGGACTCAGAATGTGATGAAG GAATAGAGAAGAGGTACGAGTGTGCGAACTTTGGTGAGCAGGGGATCACACTGGGCTGCTGGGATACATACAGACATGATATCGACTGCCAGTGGGTGGACATTACAGATGTTAAACCGGGAGACTACATATTCCAG ATTGTAATTAACCCCAATTATGAGGTTGCAGAGTCTGATTACACCAATAACATTGTCAAATGCAGATGTCGATATGATGGTCACCGTATATGGATGTATAATTGCCATATAG GGGGCTCCTTTAGTGCAGCGACAGAAGACACTTTCCCTGGCCTGATCAACAATAAGGTGATCCATAGGTAA
- the LOC113091297 gene encoding D(1) dopamine receptor-like yields MVNQTEGYVSELITRSTTAFLLFIFVLSTFLGNALVCTAVVRFRHLRSKVAYVFVVSLAVSDLLVASLVMPWKAATDIVGFWPFGSFCEVWIAFDIMCSTASILNLCIISVDRYWAIAIPLSYEQKMTRRVAFVMIGVAWMLSILISFIPVQLSWHKSLRHKEDLGEIGEKCDASLNRTYAITSSLISFYIPVSIMIVTYTRIFLIAQRQIRRISMQECTIKHVQSCQSCNKAPEEKLKSAFKRETKVLKTLSMIMGVFVCCWLPFFILNCMVPFCDPGLHNTGQIPCVNKTTFDVFVWCGWANSTLNPVVYAFNAEFRKAFSSLLGCGKLCSRNTVQTVDFSNELVSYHRDSTNLQDIHLFSHPCLHPHAVREESDKDICFDTVSKMAEVHYETECTFVYGERTHMLSHGETELSLDKIIPFTKEDDLASLEHVAHNESESPSISGIL; encoded by the coding sequence ATGGTAAACCAGACTGAAGGTTATGTCTCAGAATTAATAACTCGCTCCACGACTGCTTTTCTGCTTTTCATTTTTGTGCTCTCCACCTTTCTAGGGAATGCTCTGGTGTGCACCGCAGTGGTACGGTTCCGTCATCTGCGCTCCAAAGTGGCGTATGTGTTTGTAGTGTCTTTGGCTGTCTCAGATCTTTTAGTAGCCTCTCTTGTAATGCCGTGGAAGGCAGCCACTGACATTGTGGGTTTCTGGCCATTCGGCAGTTTCTGTGAAGTATGGATAGCCTTTGACATCATGTGTTCCACTGCCTCCATTCTTAATCTGTGCATCATAAGTGTGGATCGTTACTGGGCTATTGCTATCCCTTTGAGCTACGAGCAGAAAATGACAAGAAGAGTAGCATTTGTCATGATTGGAGTGGCATGGATGCTCTCTATTCTGATCTCATTCATTCCTGTGCAGCTGAGTTGGCATAAGAGTCTGCGCCATAAAGAAGACCTGGGAGAAATCGGTGAAAAGTGTGATGCCAGTTTAAACCGCACTTACGCCATCACTTCATCTCTAATCAGCTTCTACATCCCTGTCTCCATAATGATTGTCACATACACTCGCATCTTTCTTATAGCGCAAAGGCAGATCCGAAGGATATCAATGCAAGAGTGTACCATTAAGCATGTTCAGTCCTGCCAGAGCTGCAATAAAGCACCTGAAGAGAAGTTAAAAAGCGCATTTAAGAGGGAAACCAAAGTCCTGAAAACCCTGTCGATGATCATGGGCGTGTTTGTCTGTTGTTGGCTCCCTTTCTTCATTCTCAACTGCATGGTGCCATTTTGTGACCCTGGCCTCCACAACACCGGACAGATCCCATGTGTCAATAAGACGACTTTTGATGTTTTCGTGTGGTGTGGATGGGCAAACTCTACCTTGAATCCTgtagtttatgcatttaatgcagAATTCCGCAAAGCTTTCTCCAGTCTCTTGGGATGTGGGAAGTTGTGCTCTCGGAATACTGTGCAAACGGTTGACTTCAGCAATGAGCTGGTGTCGTACCATCGCGACTCCACAAACCTTCAAGACATTCACCTCTTCAGTCACCCATGTCTGCATCCGCATGCTGTCAGGGAGGAAAGTGATAAAGATATATGCTTTGATACAGTGTCAAAGATGGCTGAAGTCCATTATGAAACGGAATGTACCTTTGTATATGGGGAAAGGACTCATATGCTAAGTCATGGAGAAACAGAATTATCACTGGATAAAATCATACCATTTACAAAAGAGGATGATTTAGCATCTCTTGAACATGTGGCTCATAATGAAAGTGAATCTCCTAGTATATCTGGAATATTGTGA